The following proteins are encoded in a genomic region of Thermotoga sp.:
- a CDS encoding helix-turn-helix transcriptional regulator, with product MVYNVIGLKDRSENMKQTRIRRQNRLRELRKLRGLSQYEIASRLKIPRTTYANWEQGICTPRLEMALKLAKLLGVSIEKLFDL from the coding sequence ATGGTCTATAATGTAATTGGACTAAAAGATAGGAGTGAGAACATGAAACAAACTCGTATAAGACGACAAAACAGGCTACGAGAACTCAGAAAACTAAGGGGTCTTTCTCAATACGAAATAGCATCCCGTTTGAAAATACCCCGAACAACGTATGCCAACTGGGAACAGGGAATATGCACTCCAAGACTTGAAATGGCTTTGAAACTTGCAAAATTGCTTGGCGTAAGCATTGAGAAACTGTTTGATCTTTGA